The Nitrosopumilus sp. genome includes a window with the following:
- a CDS encoding DUF1512 domain-containing protein yields the protein MNLVNFTNFDFDQLFAMNDETNPIMMLIWILPIVLFIFYGQRIQLLVTSNELNKAIKKLDGFRSESRSELINYVKNNLNPKNDPTKKIDQFLDYFTIMPVDMDPNGIVDKVRHTVRSREDYSREHVKLLSPEINNYELAKVQTLLEISSSLQMIYKIINHMFLTAKKQNNYPLILPLQMILPFIMEQAEAMRDAISPFKLGQPIGDGIGPMVVGKMMLNNSKESIAFQTSLAKIDFEDRTLFLLKAEGPSSTVGRPADALENLISRNKLDAIIMIDAALKLEGEDSASVARGFGAAIGGIGTERFQIEDIATSHQIPIFSIVIKQSVKEAITLMTKDIADTADNARSQLYEMIRENTKPGQSLVIIGVGNTVGVPQ from the coding sequence TTTTGATCAATTGTTTGCAATGAATGATGAAACAAATCCTATAATGATGCTAATTTGGATCCTTCCAATAGTTCTTTTTATTTTTTATGGTCAAAGAATTCAATTACTTGTTACTTCTAATGAACTCAATAAAGCAATCAAAAAACTAGATGGTTTTAGATCCGAATCTCGTTCTGAATTAATTAATTATGTAAAAAATAATTTGAATCCAAAGAATGATCCTACAAAAAAAATTGATCAATTTTTAGATTATTTTACAATCATGCCAGTTGATATGGATCCTAATGGTATAGTTGACAAAGTTAGACATACTGTTAGATCAAGAGAGGACTATAGTAGAGAACATGTAAAATTACTTTCTCCAGAAATCAATAATTATGAATTAGCCAAAGTTCAAACTTTACTTGAAATATCTTCCTCATTACAAATGATCTATAAAATAATCAATCACATGTTTCTGACTGCAAAAAAACAAAACAATTATCCGCTGATTTTACCTCTACAGATGATTCTCCCATTCATAATGGAACAGGCAGAGGCCATGAGGGATGCAATTTCTCCATTTAAACTGGGTCAACCAATTGGAGATGGAATAGGTCCAATGGTTGTCGGAAAAATGATGTTAAATAATTCCAAAGAATCAATCGCATTTCAGACCAGTCTTGCAAAAATTGATTTCGAGGATAGAACATTATTTCTTTTAAAAGCTGAAGGACCTAGCTCTACAGTGGGTAGGCCTGCTGATGCATTGGAAAATCTTATTTCTAGAAACAAACTTGATGCAATAATTATGATTGATGCTGCATTAAAATTGGAAGGTGAGGATTCCGCATCTGTTGCAAGAGGTTTTGGTGCGGCAATAGGTGGAATTGGAACTGAAAGATTTCAGATTGAAGATATTGCCACATCTCATCAGATACCAATCTTTTCTATTGTGATTAAACAATCTGTAAAAGAGGCAATAACTTTGATGACAAAAGATATAGCTGATACTGCAGATAATGCCCGCTCACAACTCTATGAGATGATTCGCGAAAATACTAAACCTGGCCAATCTCTGGTGATAATTGGTGTAGGTAATACAGTAGGAGTTCCACAATGA
- a CDS encoding NAD-dependent malic enzyme, translating to MTKNAIILHKKLKGKIYIESKIPKITNENLQLIYTPGVATVCKEILNNPNQKYHLTTKGNNVAIITDGTRILGLGDIGPDAALPVMEGKSVLYREYGKINAYPICLNTTDKKKIIDTIIAIEPMFGAINLEDIESPKVLDISNEIVKKLSIPVFHDDRHGTAIVVLAAMINSLKIMSKKISEIKVVIVGAGSAGYGIAKLLNFAGCKNIIVLDSKGAIHKKRKTNMNKYKLELAQFTNQKEVGYLEDVIKKADVFIGVSGIKNLLKPRMIKEMNESPIVFALTNPEPEIDPNMAKKYGASVVATGSFRYENKVNNALVFPYLMRSILDLKIQKVTLEILYVTALAIANTVPKNKLAENHIIPSINDKNLQKNITKSLTNI from the coding sequence ATGACAAAAAATGCCATCATACTTCACAAAAAACTAAAAGGTAAAATCTACATTGAAAGCAAAATTCCCAAAATAACAAATGAGAATTTGCAACTCATTTACACCCCAGGCGTAGCAACAGTATGTAAGGAAATTCTTAACAATCCCAATCAGAAATATCATTTAACCACCAAGGGAAATAATGTTGCAATAATTACTGACGGAACTAGAATCTTAGGACTAGGTGATATTGGTCCGGATGCGGCGTTGCCTGTAATGGAGGGAAAGTCAGTGTTGTACAGAGAATATGGAAAAATTAACGCTTATCCAATATGCCTTAACACTACTGACAAGAAAAAAATCATCGATACAATAATTGCGATAGAACCTATGTTTGGTGCAATAAACCTAGAGGACATTGAATCACCAAAGGTGCTTGATATTTCAAATGAAATTGTAAAAAAACTATCAATACCAGTGTTCCACGATGACAGACACGGAACAGCGATTGTGGTTCTAGCAGCCATGATAAATTCGCTAAAAATAATGAGTAAAAAAATATCAGAGATCAAAGTAGTAATAGTTGGTGCAGGTTCTGCAGGGTATGGTATTGCCAAACTGTTAAATTTTGCTGGCTGTAAAAATATCATTGTGCTAGACTCCAAAGGAGCAATACATAAAAAAAGAAAAACCAACATGAACAAATACAAACTAGAACTTGCGCAATTTACAAATCAAAAAGAAGTAGGATATCTTGAGGATGTAATAAAAAAAGCAGATGTATTCATCGGAGTATCTGGAATCAAGAATCTCCTAAAACCTAGAATGATCAAAGAGATGAATGAAAGTCCAATAGTATTTGCACTTACAAACCCCGAACCTGAGATAGATCCCAATATGGCAAAAAAATATGGTGCAAGTGTAGTTGCTACTGGAAGCTTCAGATATGAAAACAAGGTGAATAATGCCCTGGTTTTTCCGTATCTGATGAGGTCAATATTAGATTTGAAGATACAAAAGGTAACTCTAGAAATATTATACGTTACTGCTTTAGCAATTGCCAATACTGTACCAAAAAACAAGCTTGCCGAAAATCACATAATTCCCTCAATCAATGACAAAAACCTACAAAAAAATATTACCAAATCTTTAACAAATATCTAG
- a CDS encoding DsbA family protein, with amino-acid sequence MGKRNRKTKPSENSKTKFIIIGIIAVVIAVGITAAAMNPDSIKADNPRATKLSLDTRNGSPVLGDLSSPVTIIEFGDYQCPFCKRWNENTKPVIVQNLIETGKVSLIYVDFAIIGPDSITIHAGSYCAAEQDLYWEYHDFVYANQGHENDGWANSENLKLLVTGINGLDVDSFNECLDSKKYEQQVNENKKIASDAGVRSTPTFIIIPQEGQAEMITGAQPYGTFKVLVDEMLG; translated from the coding sequence ATGGGAAAGAGAAACAGAAAGACAAAACCTTCTGAAAACTCAAAAACCAAGTTCATAATAATTGGAATAATTGCAGTAGTGATTGCTGTGGGTATTACTGCAGCTGCAATGAATCCAGATTCGATCAAGGCAGACAATCCTAGAGCCACCAAACTATCATTAGATACAAGAAATGGCTCTCCTGTTCTAGGAGATCTATCCTCACCTGTCACCATTATAGAATTTGGTGACTATCAATGCCCGTTTTGCAAGAGATGGAATGAGAATACCAAACCTGTAATAGTGCAAAACCTAATTGAAACTGGCAAGGTAAGTCTCATCTACGTTGATTTTGCCATTATTGGGCCAGACTCTATAACCATCCATGCTGGAAGTTATTGTGCAGCGGAGCAAGATCTATACTGGGAATATCATGATTTTGTATATGCAAATCAGGGACATGAAAATGATGGTTGGGCAAATTCGGAGAATCTAAAGTTGTTGGTGACTGGAATTAATGGTCTTGATGTAGATTCATTCAATGAATGCCTTGACTCTAAAAAATATGAGCAACAGGTAAATGAGAACAAAAAAATTGCATCAGATGCAGGGGTAAGATCTACTCCAACATTCATCATAATTCCTCAAGAGGGACAAGCTGAAATGATAACTGGCGCACAGCCATATGGAACATTCAAGGTACTTGTTGATGAGATGCTTGGATGA
- the map gene encoding type II methionyl aminopeptidase: MVIEEYIKAGKIASEVREMVRKKNWVGKSVYDICEEVENEIKKRGAGCAFPVNASINEVAAHYTAEPNDPITIKDTDLIKIDLGAQINGYIADTAVTVCYDVQFDSLVQAAEEALANAMSMVKTGVKASDIGRTIETTIKKRGFKPIANLSGHSLDQYTIHAGKSIPNIWSIGGFSLSENSAYACEPFVTTEQGGGFVRNGKIKNIFALNSRKKTKNEEADKLLDFIWNNFNMLPFALRWLVKDWEEKKARELLHVLINKKAVQAYPILIEVNEQKVAQAEHTFIPNENGATVTTQIQ; the protein is encoded by the coding sequence ATGGTAATCGAGGAATATATCAAGGCAGGTAAGATTGCATCAGAAGTAAGAGAGATGGTTCGAAAAAAGAATTGGGTTGGCAAGTCAGTTTATGATATTTGTGAGGAAGTTGAAAATGAGATTAAAAAAAGAGGAGCAGGATGTGCTTTCCCAGTAAATGCAAGTATCAACGAGGTTGCTGCACATTATACTGCAGAGCCAAATGATCCTATCACGATCAAAGACACAGATTTGATAAAGATTGATCTTGGTGCACAAATTAATGGGTACATTGCAGATACTGCGGTTACTGTCTGTTACGACGTACAGTTTGATAGTCTAGTTCAAGCCGCAGAAGAGGCATTGGCAAATGCAATGTCCATGGTAAAAACAGGAGTCAAGGCAAGCGATATTGGACGTACCATAGAAACTACAATTAAAAAAAGAGGGTTCAAACCAATTGCAAACCTTAGTGGACATTCATTGGATCAATACACAATACATGCGGGAAAATCAATTCCAAATATTTGGTCAATTGGGGGATTTTCACTTTCAGAGAATTCAGCCTATGCATGTGAACCATTTGTAACAACAGAACAAGGAGGAGGGTTTGTAAGAAACGGAAAAATAAAAAATATTTTTGCGCTTAATTCACGAAAGAAAACAAAGAACGAAGAAGCAGATAAACTTCTGGATTTTATTTGGAATAATTTTAACATGCTGCCATTTGCTTTGAGATGGCTAGTAAAAGATTGGGAAGAAAAGAAAGCAAGAGAATTATTACATGTGTTAATTAACAAGAAAGCTGTTCAAGCATATCCAATTCTGATCGAAGTAAACGAACAAAAAGTTGCTCAAGCAGAACATACATTCATACCCAATGAAAACGGGGCAACAGTTACAACTCAGATCCAATAA